A genome region from Ottowia testudinis includes the following:
- a CDS encoding sigma-70 family RNA polymerase sigma factor produces the protein MDLPETALGQVFVAHRAQLRCIAQKIVGTSEIADEVTQDAYLKLVKGACARDVCKPYTYCCQVVRNLALDHCRRQRVESDYRVYTVDGELPQVAGGCIPERHLHERQVLDAIDEVLRSLPPRTRHAFELYRLGGLTQRQIAQELGCSATLVNFMLRDATQAIASCRDLLEGV, from the coding sequence ATGGATTTGCCGGAAACGGCACTGGGACAAGTCTTCGTTGCGCATCGTGCGCAGCTTCGCTGCATCGCCCAGAAGATCGTCGGAACCTCTGAGATTGCCGATGAGGTGACGCAGGATGCCTATCTGAAGCTTGTTAAAGGAGCCTGCGCACGTGATGTATGCAAACCGTACACCTACTGCTGCCAAGTGGTTCGCAATCTGGCGCTCGATCACTGCCGTCGCCAACGCGTCGAGTCAGACTACCGCGTGTACACGGTGGATGGAGAACTTCCTCAGGTCGCCGGCGGTTGTATTCCGGAGCGGCATCTCCATGAACGGCAGGTGCTCGATGCCATCGATGAGGTGCTCCGTTCCCTGCCGCCGAGGACGCGACACGCATTTGAGCTCTACAGGCTGGGCGGACTGACGCAGCGGCAGATCGCGCAGGAACTGGGATGCTCGGCGACGCTGGTGAATTTCATGCTCAGGGATGCAACACAGGCGATTGCTTCGTGCCGCGATTTGCTGGAAGGTGTATGA
- a CDS encoding site-specific integrase, which yields MHSESTRLSIVILRAVLAGETYDAVAAIHSLTRTAIEHRVKRLARLLQRQVGIDGFNPEATGYVHKLRAHKDDVEAALVRFEAGDLRPSAQPQALSDKDVWTMIRRAGQRSPTPLRDMALIHIVLATGARPLEVARLEIGDYLNADGSVRTCSEMRAAVSVNRKPRPLFFRSSAAIRAIDDYLDYRLVQEGRAPQAGEPYRGFDPSARLFLNDVGQPYIVHRLDAEGRPRFLCRQMLDTYRKIFKRINMHGLSAVTLRRTVAVRLDARGADEEQIGLILGITEKQAVRELLPPRPGMVELMTDLYPDADIAAVPFSSTKLSQRVTG from the coding sequence ATGCACAGTGAGTCGACCCGCCTGTCCATCGTCATTCTGAGGGCAGTTCTTGCCGGGGAGACCTATGACGCCGTCGCCGCAATACACAGCCTGACTCGTACCGCCATCGAACATCGGGTCAAGCGCCTAGCCCGGCTGTTGCAGCGACAGGTCGGAATCGACGGGTTCAATCCGGAGGCGACGGGTTACGTCCACAAGTTGCGTGCCCACAAGGATGACGTTGAAGCGGCCCTGGTTCGCTTCGAGGCAGGCGATCTGCGCCCGTCGGCGCAACCGCAGGCCCTCTCCGACAAGGACGTGTGGACGATGATCCGCCGCGCTGGCCAGCGTAGCCCGACGCCCTTGCGGGACATGGCGCTGATCCACATCGTGCTGGCAACGGGCGCGCGGCCGCTGGAGGTTGCGCGCCTGGAGATCGGCGATTATCTGAATGCGGACGGATCGGTCCGCACCTGTTCCGAGATGCGGGCGGCGGTGTCGGTCAACCGGAAGCCGCGCCCGCTGTTCTTTCGGAGTTCGGCGGCCATCCGGGCCATCGATGACTATCTGGACTATCGGCTTGTCCAGGAGGGCAGGGCGCCGCAGGCTGGCGAACCCTACCGCGGCTTCGACCCGTCGGCGCGGCTCTTCCTGAACGATGTCGGCCAGCCCTACATCGTGCACCGCCTGGATGCCGAAGGCCGGCCTCGTTTTTTGTGCCGGCAGATGCTCGATACCTATCGCAAGATCTTCAAGCGCATCAACATGCATGGCCTGTCGGCCGTGACTCTGAGGCGCACGGTGGCGGTTCGCCTGGATGCCCGCGGGGCGGACGAGGAGCAGATCGGGCTTATTCTGGGCATCACCGAAAAGCAGGCTGTCCGCGAACTGTTGCCGCCGCGCCCCGGCATGGTCGAACTGATGACGGATCTGTACCCGGATGCGGACATCGCGGCGGTTCCCTTCTCCAGTACGAAGCTGTCGCAACGTGTGACTGGGTAA